A window of Argopecten irradians isolate NY chromosome 1, Ai_NY, whole genome shotgun sequence contains these coding sequences:
- the LOC138325302 gene encoding filaggrin-2-like: protein MDSHQRTQRQQTQHGQSSENTKATDTTWTVIREHKGNRHNMDSNQRTQRQHTQHGQSSENTKATDTTWTVIREHKGNRHNMDSHQRTQRQQTQHGQPSENTKATDTTWTVIREHKGNRHNMDSHQRTQRQQTQHGQSSENTRATDTTWTVIREHKGNRHNMDSHQRTQRQQTQHGQSSENTRATDTTWTVIREHKGNRHNMDSHQRTQGQQTQHGQSSENTRATDTTWTVIREHKGNRHNMDSHQRTQRQQTQHGQSSENTKGNRHNMDSHQRTQGQQTQHGQSSENTRATDTTWTVIREHKGNRTQHGQSSENTRATDTTWTVIREHKGNRHNMDSHQRTQGQQTQHGQSSENTKATDTTWTVIREHKVNRHNMDSHQRTQRQQTQHGQSSENTKATDTTWTVIREHKGNRHNMDSHQRTQRQQTQHGQSSENTRATDTTWTVIREHKGNRHNMDSHQRTQGQQTQHGRSSENTRATDTTWTVIREHKGNRHNMDSHQRTQRQQTQHGQSSENTKATDTTWTAIREHKGNRHNMDSHQRTQRQQTQHGQSSENTKATDTTWTVIREHKGNRHNMDSHQRTQRQQTQHGQSSENTRATDTTWTVIREHKGNRHNMDSHQRTQRQQTQHGQSSENTKATDTTWTVIREHKGNRHNMDSHQRTQRQQTQHGQSSENTRQQTQHGQSSENTKATDTTWTVIREHKGNRHNMDSHQRTQRQQTQHGQSSENTKATDTTWTVIREHKGNRHNMDSHQRTQATDTRHHREHKATDTTWTVIREHKGNRHNMDSHQRTQRQQTQHGQSSENTKATDTTWTVIREHKGNRHNMDSHQRTQRQQTQHGQSSENTKATDTTWTVIREHTKATDTTWTVIREHKGNRHNMDSHQRTQRQQTQHGQSSENTKATDTTWTVIREHKGNRHNMDSHQRTQRQQTQHFQWIQTV, encoded by the coding sequence ATGGACAGTCATCAGAGAACACAAAGGCAACAGACACAACATGGACAGTCATCAGAGAACACAAAGGCAACAGACACAACATGGACAGTCATCAGAGAACACAAAGGCAACAGACACAACATGGACAGTAATCAGAGAACACAAAGGCAACATACACAACATGGACAGTCATCAGAGAACACAAAGGCAACAGACACAACATGGACAGTCATCAGAGAACACAAAGGCAACAGACACAACATGGACAGTCATCAGAGAACACAAAGGCAACAGACACAACATGGACAGCCATCAGAGAACACAAAGGCAACAGACACAACATGGACAGTCATCAGAGAACACAAAGGCAACAGACACAACATGGACAGTCATCAGAGAACACAAAGGCAACAGACACAACATGGACAGTCATCAGAGAACACAAGGGCAACAGACACAACATGGACAGTCATCAGAGAACACAAAGGCAACAGACACAACATGGACAGTCATCAGAGAACACAAAGGCAACAGACACAACATGGACAGTCATCAGAGAACACAAGGGCAACAGACACAACATGGACAGTCATCAGAGAACACAAGGGCAACAGACACAACATGGACAGTCATCAGAGAACACAAGGGCAACAGACACAACATGGACAGTCATCAGAGAACACAAGGGCAACAGACACAACATGGACAGTCATCAGAGAACACAAGGGCAACAGACACAACATGGACAGTCATCAGAGAACACAAAGGCAACAGACACAACATGGACAGTCATCAGAGAACACAAAGGGCAACAGACACAACATGGACAGTCATCAGAGAACACAAGGGCAACAGACACAACATGGACAGTCATCAGAGAACACAAGGGCAACAGACACAACATGGACAGTCATCAGAGAACACAAGGGCAACAGAACACAACATGGACAGTCATCAGAGAACACAAGGGCAACAGACACAACATGGACAGTCATCAGAGAACACAAGGGCAACAGACACAACATGGACAGTCATCAGAGAACACAAGGGCAACAGACACAACATGGACAGTCATCAGAGAACACAAAGGCAACAGACACAACATGGACAGTCATCAGAGAACACAAAGTCAACAGACACAACATGGACAGTCATCAGAGAACACAAAGGCAACAGACACAACATGGACAGTCATCAGAGAACACAAAGGCAACAGACACAACATGGACAGTCATCAGAGAACACAAAGGAAACAGACACAACATGGACAGTCATCAGAGAACACAAAGGCAACAGACACAACATGGACAGTCATCAGAGAACACAAGGGCAACAGACACAACATGGACAGTCATCAGAGAACACAAGGGCAACAGACACAACATGGACAGTCATCAGAGAACACAAGGGCAACAGACACAACATGGACGGTCATCAGAGAACACAAGGGCAACAGACACAACATGGACAGTCATCAGAGAACACAAAGGCAACAGACACAACATGGACAGTCATCAGAGAACACAAAGGCAACAGACACAACATGGACAGTCATCAGAGAACACAAAGGCAACAGACACAACATGGACAGCCATCAGAGAACACAAAGGCAACAGACACAACATGGACAGTCATCAGAGAACACAAAGGCAACAGACACAACATGGACAGTCATCAGAGAACACAAAGGCAACAGACACAACATGGACAGTCATCAGAGAACACAAGGGCAACAGACACAACATGGACAGTCATCAGAGAACACAAAGGCAACAGACACAACATGGACAGTCATCAGAGAACACAAGGGCAACAGACACAACATGGACAGTCATCAGAGAACACAAAGGCAACAGACACAACATGGACAGTCATCAGAGAACACAAAGGCAACAGACACAACATGGACAGTCATCAGAGAACACAAAGGCAACAGACACAACATGGACAGTCATCAGAGAACACAAAGGCAACAGACACAACATGGACAGTCATCAGAGAACACAAAGGCAACAGACACAACATGGACAGTCATCAGAGAACACAAGGCAACAGACACAACATGGACAGTCATCAGAGAACACAAAGGCAACAGACACAACATGGACAGTCATCAGAGAACACAAAGGCAACAGACACAACATGGACAGTCATCAGAGAACACAAAGGCAACAGACACAACATGGACAGTCATCAGAGAACACAAAGGCAACAGACACAACATGGACAGTCATCAGAGAACACAAGGGCAACAGACACAACATGGACAGTCATCAGAGAACACAAGCAACAGACACAAGACATCACAGAGAACACAAGGCAACAGACACAACATGGACAGTCATCAGAGAACACAAAGGCAACAGACACAACATGGACAGTCATCAGAGAACACAAAGGCAACAGACACAACATGGACAGTCATCAGAGAACACAAAGGCAACAGACACAACATGGACAGTCATCAGAGAACACAAAGGCAACAGACACAACATGGACAGTCATCAGAGAACACAAAGGCAACAGACACAACATGGACAGTCATCAGAGAACACAAAGGCAACAGACACAACATGGACAGTCATCAGAGAACACACAAAGGCAACAGACACAACATGGACAGTCATCAGAGAACACAAAGGCAACAGACACAACATGGACAGTCATCAGAGAACACAAAGGCAACAGACACAACATGGACAGTCATCAGAGAACACAAAGGCAACAGACACAACATGGACAGTCATCAGAGAACACAAAGGCAACAGACACAACATGGACAGTCATCAGAGAACACAAAGGCAACAGACACAACATTTTCAATGGATACAAACTGTATAA